The following proteins come from a genomic window of Leptospira bandrabouensis:
- a CDS encoding ABC transporter permease — translation MPSKWNFGTIGLKLATILGFLFIHIPIFIIIMYAFSTDEKTFQFPLPGFTFKWFGVAWDRNDIWEAIILSSQVATISTILAIILGTLACLAVYRSKFFGREVISFLVILPIALPGIVTGISLRSAMSLFGIPFSTWTIVIAHATFCIVTVYNNVLARLRRSSHSMVEASMDLGANPWQTFRFVILPNIATALLAGGMLSFALSFDEVIVTTFTAGQQSTVPIWMLTEFIRPRQRPVTNVVAVFVILVTTIPILVAYYLTKEDEGGKK, via the coding sequence ATGCCCTCTAAATGGAATTTCGGAACTATTGGATTAAAACTGGCAACCATTCTTGGTTTTCTATTTATCCATATTCCCATTTTTATTATCATCATGTATGCATTCTCTACGGATGAAAAAACTTTTCAATTCCCTTTACCAGGTTTTACATTCAAGTGGTTTGGTGTGGCTTGGGACAGGAATGATATATGGGAAGCAATCATCCTCTCTTCGCAAGTAGCGACAATTTCAACCATTTTGGCTATCATTCTTGGAACCTTGGCTTGTCTTGCTGTCTATCGAAGCAAATTTTTTGGGAGAGAAGTGATTTCTTTTCTTGTGATTTTACCAATTGCGCTTCCTGGAATTGTAACTGGTATTTCACTTAGGTCAGCCATGTCTCTATTTGGAATTCCCTTTAGTACTTGGACTATTGTGATCGCTCATGCTACGTTTTGTATTGTGACGGTTTATAATAATGTGCTAGCAAGACTAAGAAGGAGTTCTCATTCCATGGTGGAAGCATCTATGGATTTAGGTGCTAATCCTTGGCAGACATTCCGGTTTGTAATATTACCGAATATCGCCACTGCATTGTTAGCTGGAGGAATGTTGTCATTTGCATTATCATTTGATGAAGTGATTGTGACAACGTTTACTGCGGGGCAACAGTCTACAGTTCCTATTTGGATGTTAACTGAATTTATTCGTCCGAGACAAAGGCCTGTAACCAATGTTGTGGCTGTGTTTGTCATTCTAGTGACAACAATTCCAATCCTTGTAGCCTATTACTTAACGAAAGAAGATGAAGGTGGGAAAAAATAA
- a CDS encoding universal stress protein, which yields MEKLIQKLIIPIDGSPSSAKALEFGLAIAKASNAKCYVVEVVEDFGPLPGYYDAAPAGKDRVKWISEQRFEKIHPILDETSVKWERVVLEGYPAEEICKLAEKEKADLIVIGSRGHGILGRFIMGSVSDRVVHYAPCSVTVVR from the coding sequence ATGGAAAAATTGATTCAAAAGCTGATCATCCCGATTGATGGTTCACCTAGTTCTGCCAAAGCGTTGGAATTTGGTTTGGCAATTGCAAAAGCAAGTAATGCAAAATGTTACGTCGTTGAAGTAGTTGAGGATTTTGGCCCATTGCCAGGTTATTATGATGCGGCTCCTGCGGGAAAGGATCGTGTGAAGTGGATCTCTGAACAACGCTTTGAAAAAATCCACCCAATCCTAGATGAAACCTCCGTGAAATGGGAACGAGTTGTATTGGAAGGATATCCTGCTGAAGAAATATGCAAATTGGCCGAAAAAGAAAAGGCTGATTTGATTGTGATTGGAAGTAGGGGTCATGGAATTCTTGGAAGATTTATTATGGGTAGTGTTTCTGATCGAGTTGTACACTATGCACCTTGTTCAGTAACAGTAGTTAGGTGA
- a CDS encoding AfsA-related hotdog domain-containing protein, with product MMVFEKEEFPAVLPLDKRYTRTYYQDDSFVSNIRRALPRMITAVVMEEHVFPKLSNEEIDFILQYYAKKQDTSGKYYQLKTIPYRIRKESAERIVKEAAIDETQIDFIRNFYQFDTELQQYVLKDKVTESDEIRILQIVKRRDFYIGNVEKAKISEIFEQFAEIPKKDTFFANLYVPPGHKFFSPPNLKHISGMQIVEAARQFGIACNHMFGKVPFEGVTFLLLYLNSEFFQYAKMNMPIKLRAIAKETKFSKLGYWNYSKLEITAYQENQEITKIEMAASILPLKVYKRLKSTQEEVYEIDPRFRVLDQFKNNISIRENGRNIVSTIENISSSGFMVRCSGIHPGELANSGQLEFFMHFDIVGFVHGTCILLWVKEDDNNEDSFFAGFRFESISELDQANVKEAINRYGRLIEEREIQ from the coding sequence ATGATGGTTTTTGAAAAAGAAGAATTCCCCGCAGTTTTACCCCTAGACAAACGATATACAAGAACATATTACCAAGACGATAGTTTTGTTTCTAACATTCGAAGAGCCCTTCCTCGGATGATAACAGCTGTCGTCATGGAAGAACATGTGTTCCCAAAACTTTCGAATGAAGAAATTGACTTTATCTTACAGTATTATGCTAAAAAGCAAGATACTAGTGGAAAATATTACCAACTCAAAACAATTCCGTATCGTATACGTAAAGAATCTGCAGAAAGGATTGTGAAAGAAGCAGCAATTGATGAAACACAAATTGATTTTATACGTAACTTCTATCAGTTTGATACAGAATTACAGCAATATGTTCTTAAAGATAAAGTCACAGAGTCGGATGAAATTCGCATTTTACAAATAGTCAAACGACGTGACTTCTATATTGGTAATGTAGAGAAAGCAAAGATATCTGAAATATTTGAACAATTTGCTGAGATACCTAAAAAGGATACTTTTTTTGCAAACCTTTATGTTCCACCAGGCCATAAGTTTTTTTCACCACCAAATTTAAAACATATTTCAGGAATGCAAATTGTTGAGGCTGCAAGACAATTCGGGATTGCTTGTAACCATATGTTTGGGAAGGTCCCTTTTGAAGGTGTCACCTTTTTATTGTTATATTTAAATTCTGAATTTTTTCAATATGCAAAAATGAATATGCCTATCAAGTTAAGGGCAATTGCAAAAGAAACGAAGTTTAGTAAATTAGGTTATTGGAATTACTCAAAATTAGAAATTACAGCCTACCAAGAAAATCAAGAAATTACGAAAATTGAAATGGCAGCCAGTATTTTGCCCTTGAAAGTTTATAAACGCTTAAAAAGTACACAGGAAGAAGTGTACGAAATTGATCCAAGGTTTAGAGTTCTGGATCAGTTCAAAAATAATATTTCGATCAGAGAAAACGGAAGAAATATAGTTTCTACCATAGAAAATATTTCAAGTTCCGGGTTTATGGTGCGCTGCTCCGGGATCCATCCGGGCGAACTCGCCAATAGTGGGCAACTCGAATTTTTTATGCATTTTGATATTGTCGGTTTCGTTCATGGAACTTGTATTTTATTATGGGTCAAAGAAGACGATAATAATGAAGACAGCTTTTTTGCTGGATTTCGTTTTGAATCCATTTCTGAACTTGACCAGGCAAATGTTAAGGAAGCAATCAATCGTTATGGACGTTTGATCGAAGAAAGGGAAATCCAATGA
- a CDS encoding SDR family NAD(P)-dependent oxidoreductase has product MSGKKVAIVTGGTSGLGRSIVLEFANAGYAVGFCGRRKQEGEETLALLEKQGGTGMFVRCDVTQSEAVRNFIESIVAKYGSVDVAVNNAGISGVLKATADYPLDIFDSVMDVNLKGTFLSMQFELKQFLSQGKGGVIINVSSALGLRGKEKAGPYSMTKHGIIGLTKSAALEYGSSGIRVVALCPGGIQTEMDEVFYANVPNPEEVKKERMKSYALGRMATPEEVAKTCLWLSSDGASFITGAVIPVDGGKTAK; this is encoded by the coding sequence ATGAGTGGAAAAAAAGTAGCAATAGTGACCGGAGGAACTTCTGGGCTTGGTAGATCAATCGTTTTAGAGTTTGCAAACGCCGGTTATGCGGTTGGATTTTGCGGAAGGCGAAAACAAGAAGGAGAAGAGACATTAGCACTTCTTGAAAAACAAGGTGGCACGGGAATGTTTGTCCGTTGTGATGTCACACAATCGGAAGCAGTTCGTAATTTTATTGAATCAATTGTTGCTAAGTATGGTTCTGTTGATGTTGCCGTGAATAACGCAGGGATTTCTGGTGTTTTAAAAGCAACTGCTGATTATCCATTGGATATTTTTGATTCTGTAATGGACGTAAATTTAAAAGGAACCTTTCTTTCTATGCAGTTTGAATTAAAACAATTCCTGAGCCAAGGAAAAGGTGGAGTCATTATTAATGTTTCTTCAGCATTGGGGCTTAGGGGAAAAGAAAAAGCAGGTCCTTATTCAATGACAAAACATGGAATCATTGGCTTAACAAAATCGGCGGCTTTAGAATACGGTTCCTCTGGAATTCGGGTTGTGGCTTTGTGCCCTGGTGGAATACAAACAGAAATGGATGAAGTGTTTTATGCCAATGTTCCGAATCCAGAAGAAGTCAAAAAAGAAAGAATGAAATCGTATGCATTGGGTCGAATGGCAACTCCAGAAGAAGTCGCAAAAACATGTTTATGGCTCTCGTCTGATGGTGCCTCTTTTATTACAGGAGCAGTGATTCCTGTTGATGGTGGGAAAACGGCAAAATAG
- a CDS encoding AAA family ATPase — MFTVGKYKVLRELHLGKRSSVYLGESTSGEPVVIKLLNRDYPDNQEITRFKNEFEILRSIDSQYTLRPLDLESYQNTVAIVFPNVGFTDLAKLQLSGKYSNIATFLNIAIEVCKALTDIHKAKVVHNDIKAQNIIYNPDTGALKIIDFGSATLLTHRSFYLPMNQNLTGTLAHISPEQTGRMNRTVDYRTDFYSLGVTLYQLITGDLPFLYTDSLEMVHAHLAKTPLSPKERSGAPKIISDLIMKLLEKNPEDRYQTATGLLSDLSAIQSILLEGGRGSLDQFQMELAKNDKSSRFQIPKKLYGRENQLRIFEEKFLDATEGRIEIFLISGRSGIGKSALINEIQKPVTREKAYFTSGKFDLYKKSIPYRAINLALQGLVRQLLSESESSVKEWKKSLSEALGPNAKLIIDVVPELLQLLGEQPTPPELDSFETENRFHLVFRKFLRTICTKEHPVVLFLDDMQWADSSSILLLKEVLTDPEIYHLFIILSYRDNEVLPTDPFFRLLDELREIQVSVTEIRLEPLRERDVALLVSDTLVVPESEIRPIAEVIWKKTKGNPFHVNEMFKNLYERSYIYFTDDHWSWDKDKIDSVNISDNVIDLIIDKINLQSSELIEALKLTACIGNWFRHDIYATIAERPFHKASMDLVALANEEFLILGMEDANFTHDKIREAIYKIISPEEKAKLHYKIGKTYLSILYKYKLEDHLFTIVNQLNLGASQMKTEEEFSELRILNEKAGFKALNSSAYEAAFNFFDRMVGLMKDVEWNTDYENTLRLHLAYARSAYLSKNFEAAEKSFNYILSFARNDLDKILVYELQSSMLVTQNKMKEVLETLKQALKLVGVRLPKKAGSLSPIPEILKFKFKLGHRSIESLEELPISNDPKYLAIMRLLNACIAPAFLAEPNLFPVIVLKLVNHTLKYGLCEISAFGFCAMGVIQGSGLGNYEVGLKFGQLGVRLLDTLDAKAFRCRTLFMFACMISPWKNPARESRSIFWDSFLSGMETGDLQYSSYSLNNIHFQGLLFRENLEDLYKSQLRYDSSLLSLRQNHAYQVHRLNLQLVENMRGESLDPMNLEGRYFSETETVSEWLSSGNANALFDYYLCKLRIEYFLGEKEKAYEYSKKLDALEGAMFGMMFVPEHVFLGALVSFALIVDNQIPKSTTKSALKKRLNGFEKRMNVWAKSSPENFGHKHHIITALILYLANQKTQAVIACKAAISMARESSYILEEAIANEFLVRMWKETGFEQYSNLHLVEAHYRYGKYGFLSKVKQLEVNHISLKKYIGRNFRTDSTDSLSLFSTTKDIFGDVGSSLDINTVIKASQTISGEIQLNRLLEKMMKILVENAGAERGYFILKAESGWQVLAESEVEKESVSVYSESPFAIDFLEPVAYVNQNKIPSQIIGYVVRTGLVVICGDAAREGDFKNDPYVKSTLPKSLLCYPILSHGTVVGIVYLENNLTTDAFTPGRVEILKILSSQIAVSIENSLLYTNLEQKVDERTKELNFALTEVQGLKEQQDGDYFLASLLIEPLTQNLASSSNMKIQFLTEQKKKFSYKQWSSEIGGDLCVSSSILLQNKKYIVVLNGDAMGKSMQGASGALVIGSVFEAIIKRNGQSEEVRDITPEKWVSNAYTELHNTLVTFDGSMLISMFLCLIDDETGFFYFLNAEHPRPVIYRKHKTFFLPHNYVCAKLGLLASKKALQINTFQLEKGDILLIGSDGRDDILIGSEAEMEVNEDDELFLKTSLEGHGDLESIRDAIKSHGELIDDLSLIRVEYTGEGSPVHVAVNHPKHFVYLRALILYKQKKWNEVERLISNHFESIHEAPLSVQKIFLYAEHRMSAFPLEFAVNYIQKNPSDSLTLYYIAEALFQNGDFSAAFDYSERVKLRRPYHKENNILFARLLELRRK, encoded by the coding sequence GTGTTCACTGTAGGTAAATATAAAGTTTTAAGGGAACTTCATTTAGGCAAAAGAAGTTCTGTATACTTGGGCGAATCTACGTCCGGTGAACCAGTTGTAATCAAGTTACTCAACCGTGATTATCCCGATAACCAGGAGATTACTCGTTTTAAAAACGAATTTGAAATTTTACGTTCTATCGATTCTCAATATACATTAAGACCTTTAGATTTAGAGTCTTATCAAAATACAGTTGCAATTGTTTTTCCAAACGTTGGATTTACAGATCTCGCCAAGCTGCAGTTAAGTGGAAAATATAGTAATATAGCCACTTTTTTAAATATTGCAATTGAGGTTTGTAAGGCACTCACGGATATTCATAAGGCAAAAGTTGTACACAACGATATTAAAGCTCAAAATATAATTTATAATCCAGACACTGGTGCGCTTAAGATCATTGATTTTGGATCAGCAACTCTTCTCACTCATCGCAGTTTTTATCTTCCTATGAACCAGAATCTCACTGGAACACTTGCGCACATCTCTCCTGAACAGACAGGTAGGATGAATCGAACTGTAGATTATAGAACTGATTTTTATTCACTAGGTGTCACTTTGTACCAGTTAATCACAGGAGATTTGCCTTTTTTATACACTGATAGTTTAGAAATGGTTCATGCACACCTTGCCAAAACTCCTTTATCGCCGAAGGAAAGAAGTGGCGCGCCAAAAATTATTTCTGATCTAATCATGAAACTTTTGGAAAAAAATCCAGAAGATCGTTATCAAACAGCAACTGGTTTACTTTCAGATCTTTCTGCGATACAATCTATCCTTTTGGAAGGTGGACGTGGTTCCCTAGATCAGTTCCAAATGGAACTAGCCAAAAATGATAAGTCTTCTCGGTTTCAAATTCCAAAAAAACTATATGGAAGGGAGAACCAACTTAGAATTTTTGAAGAAAAATTTTTAGATGCTACAGAAGGTAGGATAGAAATTTTTCTGATTTCAGGTAGATCTGGGATTGGTAAGTCAGCTCTCATCAATGAAATTCAAAAACCTGTAACAAGAGAAAAAGCATATTTTACTTCAGGTAAATTCGATTTATATAAAAAATCAATTCCTTATCGAGCTATCAACTTAGCGTTACAAGGACTTGTTAGGCAATTATTATCTGAAAGTGAGTCCTCAGTTAAAGAGTGGAAAAAAAGTTTATCCGAAGCACTGGGTCCTAATGCAAAACTGATTATTGATGTTGTTCCTGAGCTTTTGCAATTGTTAGGTGAGCAGCCGACTCCTCCCGAACTTGATAGTTTTGAAACCGAAAACCGTTTTCACTTAGTATTTAGAAAGTTTCTTCGAACCATATGTACAAAAGAACATCCTGTTGTTTTGTTTTTAGACGATATGCAATGGGCAGATTCTTCCAGTATACTTCTTTTGAAGGAAGTGCTAACAGATCCTGAAATTTATCATCTTTTTATTATTTTATCTTATCGCGATAATGAAGTATTACCTACAGATCCTTTCTTTAGGTTGTTAGATGAATTACGAGAAATTCAAGTCTCCGTTACTGAAATTCGATTGGAGCCACTGAGGGAACGTGATGTTGCCTTACTTGTTTCTGATACTCTTGTTGTTCCCGAATCAGAAATCAGACCAATTGCTGAAGTAATTTGGAAAAAAACCAAAGGTAATCCGTTTCATGTAAACGAGATGTTTAAAAATCTCTACGAAAGGTCTTACATCTATTTTACTGATGACCATTGGTCTTGGGATAAAGATAAAATTGATTCCGTCAATATTTCAGATAATGTTATCGATTTAATTATTGATAAGATTAATCTTCAATCTTCTGAATTAATTGAGGCATTGAAATTAACTGCCTGTATCGGAAACTGGTTTCGGCATGATATATATGCAACCATTGCAGAAAGACCATTCCATAAAGCCTCTATGGATTTAGTTGCTTTGGCCAATGAAGAGTTTTTGATTCTGGGTATGGAAGATGCGAATTTTACTCATGATAAAATTCGAGAGGCAATTTATAAGATTATATCGCCAGAAGAAAAAGCTAAACTTCACTATAAAATTGGGAAAACATATTTATCGATTTTATATAAATATAAATTAGAGGACCATCTATTTACAATCGTAAACCAATTGAATTTGGGTGCTTCCCAAATGAAAACGGAAGAGGAATTTTCTGAATTAAGAATACTAAACGAAAAAGCAGGTTTTAAAGCCCTTAATTCCTCTGCTTATGAAGCAGCCTTTAACTTTTTTGACCGAATGGTCGGATTGATGAAGGATGTTGAATGGAATACCGATTACGAAAATACTTTAAGGTTACATTTAGCTTATGCAAGGTCTGCATATCTTTCAAAGAATTTTGAAGCAGCAGAAAAAAGTTTTAACTATATACTTAGTTTTGCACGAAATGATTTAGATAAAATTTTGGTTTATGAACTGCAATCTTCCATGCTTGTGACGCAAAATAAGATGAAGGAAGTATTGGAAACACTAAAACAAGCGTTAAAACTTGTTGGAGTACGGTTGCCGAAAAAAGCTGGGTCTTTATCTCCCATTCCAGAAATCCTCAAATTTAAATTTAAGTTGGGACATAGGTCAATTGAAAGTTTGGAAGAATTACCAATTTCTAATGATCCTAAATATCTCGCAATCATGCGTCTATTAAATGCATGTATTGCTCCCGCATTTTTGGCGGAACCAAATCTATTCCCAGTCATAGTTTTAAAGTTAGTGAATCATACTTTAAAATATGGATTATGTGAGATTAGTGCCTTCGGTTTTTGTGCAATGGGTGTCATCCAAGGATCGGGTTTAGGCAATTATGAAGTAGGTTTGAAGTTTGGTCAGTTAGGTGTTCGTTTGCTCGATACCTTGGACGCAAAAGCATTTCGATGTAGAACCTTATTTATGTTTGCTTGTATGATTTCACCTTGGAAAAATCCTGCAAGGGAAAGTCGTTCTATATTTTGGGATAGTTTCCTCTCGGGTATGGAGACAGGTGATTTACAATATTCTTCTTATTCCCTAAATAATATTCATTTTCAGGGTTTATTGTTTCGTGAAAATTTGGAAGATTTGTATAAAAGCCAACTACGTTATGATTCCTCATTATTAAGTTTACGACAAAACCACGCTTACCAAGTACACCGTCTTAATTTACAGTTAGTTGAAAACATGAGAGGAGAATCACTGGATCCAATGAATTTGGAAGGTAGATACTTTTCTGAAACTGAGACAGTTTCAGAATGGTTGTCTTCCGGCAATGCCAATGCACTCTTTGATTATTATTTATGTAAGTTACGAATTGAGTATTTTTTAGGTGAAAAAGAAAAAGCTTATGAATATTCCAAAAAATTAGATGCACTAGAGGGTGCAATGTTTGGGATGATGTTTGTTCCTGAACATGTTTTCCTTGGTGCGCTTGTTTCATTTGCGTTAATTGTAGATAATCAAATTCCTAAAAGTACTACTAAGTCTGCTCTTAAAAAAAGACTTAATGGATTTGAAAAGAGAATGAATGTCTGGGCTAAAAGTTCTCCAGAGAACTTTGGACATAAACACCATATTATCACCGCTCTCATTTTATATTTAGCAAATCAAAAAACACAGGCAGTGATTGCATGTAAAGCCGCTATCTCTATGGCTCGTGAGTCTAGTTATATTCTCGAAGAAGCCATTGCCAACGAATTTTTAGTAAGAATGTGGAAAGAAACTGGTTTTGAACAGTATAGTAACCTGCATTTGGTGGAAGCTCATTATCGATATGGAAAATATGGTTTTCTTTCCAAAGTTAAACAATTGGAAGTTAATCATATATCTTTGAAAAAATATATTGGTAGAAATTTCCGAACAGATTCCACTGATAGTCTCTCATTATTTAGCACTACGAAAGATATATTTGGTGATGTTGGTTCTAGTTTAGATATCAATACTGTCATCAAAGCGTCTCAAACCATTTCAGGGGAAATCCAACTCAATCGGCTTTTAGAAAAAATGATGAAAATCCTAGTCGAAAATGCCGGTGCCGAAAGAGGGTATTTTATTCTAAAAGCAGAATCTGGTTGGCAGGTTTTAGCTGAGTCGGAGGTAGAGAAGGAATCGGTTTCTGTATATTCTGAATCTCCGTTTGCCATTGATTTCCTTGAACCAGTTGCTTATGTGAATCAAAACAAAATTCCATCACAAATCATTGGTTATGTGGTAAGGACTGGGCTTGTTGTGATTTGTGGAGATGCCGCAAGAGAAGGAGATTTTAAAAATGATCCTTATGTAAAATCAACGCTTCCCAAATCTCTTCTCTGTTATCCAATTTTGAGCCATGGAACTGTAGTAGGGATTGTATATTTAGAGAATAACTTAACTACAGATGCATTTACTCCAGGTAGAGTTGAAATTTTAAAAATCCTATCTTCACAAATTGCGGTATCAATTGAAAATTCATTACTTTATACCAACTTGGAACAGAAAGTAGATGAAAGAACTAAAGAGTTAAATTTTGCACTAACAGAAGTTCAGGGTTTAAAAGAACAGCAAGATGGGGACTATTTTTTGGCTTCCTTACTGATAGAACCTTTAACTCAAAACCTTGCCAGTTCTTCAAATATGAAAATCCAGTTCCTTACAGAACAAAAGAAAAAGTTTTCTTATAAACAATGGAGTTCGGAAATTGGTGGGGACTTATGTGTGTCTTCCTCCATTTTATTACAGAATAAAAAGTATATTGTGGTTCTGAATGGTGATGCAATGGGTAAATCAATGCAGGGAGCAAGTGGTGCATTGGTCATTGGTTCTGTATTTGAAGCGATCATCAAAAGAAACGGTCAGTCCGAGGAAGTAAGAGATATAACTCCAGAAAAATGGGTCAGTAATGCGTACACAGAATTACACAATACATTAGTTACCTTTGATGGTTCTATGCTAATCTCTATGTTTCTCTGTTTAATTGATGATGAAACTGGATTTTTCTATTTTCTAAATGCAGAACATCCAAGGCCAGTAATCTACCGAAAACATAAAACGTTTTTTTTGCCACATAACTATGTATGTGCGAAGTTGGGGCTTTTGGCATCAAAAAAAGCATTACAGATTAATACCTTCCAACTTGAGAAAGGTGATATCTTATTAATCGGATCGGATGGTCGTGATGATATTTTAATTGGCTCTGAAG